The DNA region AAAAAATATTTCGATTTCAGGCCGGGGAAAAATATCCTCGTCTTCGAGGAAGACGGCAGGGTTTTCGTCAAGCGCGCCTTCAAGAACGGATACAGATACGACCTGATATTGCTGGACGCCTTCGACCATGAATACATCCCGGAGCATCTGCTCACCAAGGAATTCCTGGAAGAGGTAAGGAAAATCCTGATGCCAGGCGGGGTCCTTGCGGCGAACACCTGGTCCACCAGCCGCCTTTACGATCACGAATCGGCGACATATCAATCCGTTTTCGGGGAATTCTACAATCTGAGATACCTCAGCAGGGTGATCCTCGTGAAGCCGGACGGCCTTCCGTCCATGGACCTGGTGAAAAAGAACGCCCATGCGCTCGACGACCGATTGAAGCGGTTCGACGTCGACACGGATTGGGTGCTGTCGCTGTTTTCCACAAAGCGGGACTGGCGAGCCGACGCGCGCGTCCTGACCGATCAATACTCACCATCGAATCTATTGAACCGAGGTGCCCCATGAAGAAAGTCAGAATCGCCCCCGGTCCCTTCGTGCTCCCCATGCCCACCGTGCTGGTGGGCGCCGCGGTGGACGGCGCGCCGAATTTCATGACCGTGGCCTTCGCCGGCCTCGCCAACTACCAGCCGCCGATCGTCGCCATCAGCGTCAGTCCCGACCATTACACCACCGCGGGGATCCGGGTCAACGGAACCTTCAGCATCAACCTGCCCGGGCCCGATCTCGTCGAGGCGACGGACTGGTGCGGCATCCACTCCGGCAAGAAGGTGGACAAGAGCAAGGTCTTCGAGACGTTCTCCGGCGAGCTCGAAAACGCGCCGATGATCGAGGCGTGCCGCCTGACCGCCGAATGCCGGCTGGTCAGGACTGTGGAGCTCAAGATGGACG from Thermodesulfobacteriota bacterium includes:
- a CDS encoding flavin reductase family protein — its product is MKKVRIAPGPFVLPMPTVLVGAAVDGAPNFMTVAFAGLANYQPPIVAISVSPDHYTTAGIRVNGTFSINLPGPDLVEATDWCGIHSGKKVDKSKVFETFSGELENAPMIEACRLTAECRLVRTVELKMDVVFFGEVVSVHVDESALKDGDLDWQRIAPLIFTFPDKGYWRIGERVADAWSVGKKFKG